The nucleotide window TCGCGCCGCGCGCCGCTGCCCGGGCCGCGCTCGCCGCCCCGCGCACGAGCGCGGTCACGTCGTGACCCGCACGCACGAGCGCGTCGGTCACCGCCGACCCGATGTACCCCGTGGCTCCAGTGATGAAGATCCGCATGATGTTGACCGAGATCGCGCTCGACGCGAGGCGCCCCGGCGCGGGTCCCTATTCTACGGGAAAGGCTACCACCGACGCGAACCTTCACCTCGACAGGCGCACAACCTCCAGCGGCTCATGCAGTAGCGGCCGTCGAGCGCCGTCGCAGCCGCCGACCTCCCCCCGCGCCACCCGCGTATCATGGAAGACAGGATGCCCCGCGAAACGCTGCTCGATTTCTTCGCTGACCTGTCATCGGCCGAGGGCGAGTTCCTCATCTACGACGACGGATACCGCACCTGGCACTACAGCTACGCCGAGGTGGCCGCCGCGGCGCGGCGGGCGGCGGCCCGCCTCGCCAGCGCCGGGCTCGCCAAGGGCGACAAGGCCGTCATCTGGGGCGAGAACCGTCCGGAGTGGATCGCGGCCTTCTGGGGCTGCCTCCTGCGCGGCGTCGTCGTCGTGCCGATCGACTACCGCGCGTCGGCCGAGTTCCTGCTCCGCGTGCGCGCCATCGTCGACGCGCGCCTGCTGTTTGTCGGTCACGAGGTCGAGCTCCCCGACCTGCCCGACGGCACCGTCTGCTGGCCCCTCGGCCACCTGCTCGCCCACGACGCCGCGAGCGCGGAGGCCGCAGTGGACGCTCCCGCGCCGGTCGACCTCGTCAAAGACGACGTCGCCGAGATCATCTTCACGTCGGGGGCCACCGCCGAACCGAAGGGCGTCGTCATCACCCACCGGAACATCCTCGCGAACATCGTGCCCATCGAGCGGGAGATCGCGAAGTACCGGAAGTACGGCCGGCCGTTCTTCCCGATCCGCTTCCTGAACCTGCTGCCGCTCAGCCACATGTTCGGGCAGGCGATGGCCACGTTCGTGCCACCGATGCTGCCGGGCGTCGTCGTCTTCATGCGCGGGCTGGCGCCGCAGGAGATCGTCCGGCAGATCCGCACGCGGCGCATCTCGGTGATGGTGTCGGTGCCCAAGATGCTCGACGTGCTGCGCGAGTACCTCGCCAGGGCGTTCCCGGAAACGGCGTCGGCACCCGAGGCGAAGATGCACTGGACGCGGCGCTGGTGGCGGTATCGTCGCGTGCACCGCGCCCTCGGCTGGAAGTTCTGGAGCTTCGTCGTCGGCGCGGCGCCCCTCGACCCGGAACTCGAGGCATTCATGGGGCGCCTCGGCTTCCTGGTGATCCAGGGCTACGGCCTCACCGAGACCGCCCCGATCGTGACGCTCAACCATCCCTTCTCGGCCCGTCGCGGGTCGGTGGGCAAGCCCATTCACGGCGTGGAGGTGAAGATCGCGCCCGATGGCGAAATCCTCGTCCGCGGCGACAACGTCACCACCGGTTACTACGGCGCGGCGGCGGCGTCCACTGCCGCCTTCGAGGACGGGTGGCTGCGCACCGGGGACGTCGGGGGCATCGACGAGGCAGGCCGGCTCTACATCCGCGGCCGGAAGAAGGAGATGATCGTCACGCCCGAGGGGCTCAACGTGTTCCCCGAAGACGTCGAACGGGTGCTCGAAACGATCGCGGGCGTGCGGGAGTCGGCCGTCGTCGGACGCCAGTGGGGCGGCGAGGAGCGCGTGCACGCGGTGCTGGTGGTCGACGAGGGCACCGATGCCGACGCGGTCGTGCGGGCGGCCAACGAGCGTCTCGGCGATCACCAGCGGGTCAGGAGCGTCTCGGTGTGGCCGGGCGAGCACCTGCCGCGGACCGAGGGCACGCGGAAGCTGAAGCGGCGCGAGGTCAAGGCGTGGGTGGAGACCGGCGGGCAGGAAGTCCCGTCGGCCCGCGGCGAAGGAGAGACGGTCGAAGCGGTGGTGGGTCGCTTCGCGCACGGCCGGGCCCGCATTGGACGCGACACCACGATCGAGGAGCTCGGCCTCAGCTCGCTCGAGCGCGTCGAGGTGCTGATGGCCCTCGAGGAGCAGTTCGCGGTCACGGTGGACGAAGCCGCCTTCGCCGCCGCACGCACGGTGGGCGACCTGTACGCCCTCGTCCGCGCGGACGCGCCGGTGGCGGCCGGCCCGGGCGAGATCCGGCCCGTCGGCCTTCCGCCCGAGCCGGTCGACTTCCCCGCCTGGAACCGCGCCTGGCTCGCCCGCGTGGTCCGGCGCGCGAGCCTGCCGACCTGGATCCTG belongs to Acidobacteriota bacterium and includes:
- a CDS encoding AMP-binding protein, whose translation is MPRETLLDFFADLSSAEGEFLIYDDGYRTWHYSYAEVAAAARRAAARLASAGLAKGDKAVIWGENRPEWIAAFWGCLLRGVVVVPIDYRASAEFLLRVRAIVDARLLFVGHEVELPDLPDGTVCWPLGHLLAHDAASAEAAVDAPAPVDLVKDDVAEIIFTSGATAEPKGVVITHRNILANIVPIEREIAKYRKYGRPFFPIRFLNLLPLSHMFGQAMATFVPPMLPGVVVFMRGLAPQEIVRQIRTRRISVMVSVPKMLDVLREYLARAFPETASAPEAKMHWTRRWWRYRRVHRALGWKFWSFVVGAAPLDPELEAFMGRLGFLVIQGYGLTETAPIVTLNHPFSARRGSVGKPIHGVEVKIAPDGEILVRGDNVTTGYYGAAAASTAAFEDGWLRTGDVGGIDEAGRLYIRGRKKEMIVTPEGLNVFPEDVERVLETIAGVRESAVVGRQWGGEERVHAVLVVDEGTDADAVVRAANERLGDHQRVRSVSVWPGEHLPRTEGTRKLKRREVKAWVETGGQEVPSARGEGETVEAVVGRFAHGRARIGRDTTIEELGLSSLERVEVLMALEEQFAVTVDEAAFAAARTVGDLYALVRADAPVAAGPGEIRPVGLPPEPVDFPAWNRAWLARVVRRASLPTWILPIMRMFVWLDVRGHEQLPAPGEPVIFAANHQSHLDTPAILAALPARWRYRVAVAMAKEFFKAHFFPDQHGRRAWLTNSLNYYLAALFFNAFPLPQREAGTRQTLRYVGALASEGYSVLLFPEGKRTERGEIGPFRAGVGMMGARLGLPVVPVRIEGLDRVLHQSWRMARPGPARVTFGAPLTLTGDDYQALAREVEAAVRALAAEGDGDAVRQG